Proteins encoded by one window of uncultured Draconibacterium sp.:
- a CDS encoding NfeD family protein — MKLKNFWILLFVIATLSAFAQEANKKKVFLLNIKSEITPATRRQVSQAFTEADSVKADVFLIHMNTYGGTVVDADSIRTRILQSKIPVYVFIDNNAASAGALISIACDGIYMRPGGSIGAATVVNQTGEAMPDKYQSYMRSTMRATAEAHGKDTTITASGDTIVDWFRDPKIAEAMVDERIFVEGVSDSGKVLTFTPSEAIENGFCEGTAENIGEVLQQVGIDDYELFEYEPTFIEKIIGFLVHPMVSGLLIMAIVGGIYFEMQSPGIGFPLGIAILAALLYFMPLYLEGLAEHWEIALFIVGLILIAVEIFVIPGFGIAGALGITFVFIGLVLSLIDNVNFDFEGVQMEGVGKAIATVVIGIFSGFVLALYLGKRMFTAEHGMFKNFALNTVQHVNDGFVSVNTTLFELKGKKGIAQTVLRPGGKINIDGEVYDAVAVNGFIEKDEKIVVTKVEATQLYVELDEE; from the coding sequence ATGAAGCTAAAGAATTTCTGGATTTTGTTATTTGTAATTGCCACACTTAGTGCATTTGCACAGGAGGCCAACAAGAAAAAGGTGTTTCTTCTGAATATAAAATCCGAAATTACTCCGGCCACACGACGCCAGGTGAGCCAGGCTTTTACAGAAGCCGATTCGGTAAAAGCCGATGTTTTTCTGATTCATATGAATACGTACGGCGGAACTGTTGTTGATGCCGATTCTATACGCACACGAATTCTGCAAAGTAAAATTCCGGTTTACGTGTTTATCGACAATAATGCAGCATCGGCAGGTGCGTTGATTTCCATTGCCTGCGACGGTATTTATATGCGTCCCGGAGGTAGTATTGGTGCAGCAACCGTGGTCAATCAAACCGGTGAGGCGATGCCCGATAAATACCAGAGTTACATGCGATCGACTATGCGGGCAACTGCCGAGGCGCATGGAAAAGATACAACAATCACAGCTAGCGGAGATACGATTGTCGACTGGTTTCGCGATCCGAAAATTGCCGAGGCCATGGTGGATGAACGCATTTTTGTAGAAGGTGTTTCGGATTCGGGAAAGGTACTTACGTTTACACCATCGGAAGCGATTGAAAATGGTTTTTGCGAAGGAACAGCGGAAAATATTGGCGAAGTATTGCAGCAGGTGGGAATTGACGATTATGAGTTGTTTGAATACGAACCAACTTTTATTGAAAAAATAATCGGGTTTCTGGTGCATCCAATGGTTTCAGGATTATTGATTATGGCAATTGTGGGCGGTATTTATTTCGAGATGCAGTCGCCGGGAATCGGTTTTCCGCTGGGAATAGCAATTTTAGCGGCCTTGCTTTATTTTATGCCGCTTTATCTCGAAGGCTTGGCCGAACATTGGGAAATTGCCCTGTTTATTGTCGGGTTGATACTTATTGCGGTGGAAATATTTGTGATTCCGGGTTTCGGAATTGCCGGAGCCCTGGGAATAACTTTTGTTTTTATTGGGCTGGTTTTGAGTCTCATCGATAATGTGAATTTCGATTTTGAAGGAGTGCAAATGGAAGGAGTTGGAAAGGCAATTGCTACGGTCGTAATCGGAATATTTAGTGGTTTTGTGCTGGCACTTTATCTTGGGAAACGTATGTTCACTGCTGAGCATGGTATGTTCAAAAACTTTGCTTTAAACACGGTTCAGCATGTTAACGATGGTTTTGTTAGTGTTAATACCACACTTTTTGAGTTGAAAGGAAAGAAAGGAATTGCCCAGACCGTTTTACGCCCCGGAGGAAAAATCAATATAGATGGTGAAGTTTACGATGCAGTTGCCGTTAACGGATTTATTGAAAAAGATGAAAAAATAGTGGTAACAAAAGTTGAAGCTACTCAGCTTTATGTGGAGTTGGATGAAGAGTAA
- a CDS encoding GNAT family N-acetyltransferase — protein MSVIIDGVSYQTFETPRLILRPCEENDYRFIYQLLNSEKWLQFIGDRGVYSEKEAREYIREKMYPQLKKEGYGNYIVLRKTDNAKMGTCGLFDRDGLEGIDIGFAFLPEFEGQGYAFEAAERLKKVGIEDFKIKNITAITAKYNLRSQRLLEKLGMRFSKHVTLPNDTEEIMFYRLKD, from the coding sequence ATGTCGGTTATTATTGATGGCGTCAGCTACCAAACATTTGAAACACCCCGCTTAATTCTTCGTCCGTGCGAGGAAAACGATTACCGGTTTATTTACCAGTTATTAAATTCTGAAAAGTGGCTTCAGTTCATTGGAGACCGTGGTGTTTACTCTGAAAAGGAAGCCCGCGAGTATATTCGTGAGAAAATGTATCCTCAACTAAAAAAAGAAGGATACGGCAACTATATAGTTCTCAGAAAAACTGACAATGCCAAGATGGGTACCTGCGGACTTTTTGACCGAGACGGGCTGGAAGGTATTGATATTGGCTTCGCTTTTTTACCTGAATTTGAAGGCCAGGGTTATGCTTTTGAAGCTGCCGAACGATTAAAAAAAGTTGGTATCGAAGATTTTAAAATCAAGAACATAACAGCAATTACTGCTAAATACAATCTGCGTTCGCAACGACTATTGGAAAAGCTGGGAATGCGTTTTTCAAAACACGTTACTTTGCCCAACGACACGGAAGAAATCATGTTTTATCGCCTGAAAGATTGA
- a CDS encoding dienelactone hydrolase family protein — translation MKEIKKEQISQEVFDLYDDYAHNRIDRRKFVERLSAYAVGGLTISSLMSFIMPNYQDKIQIKAEDARLKTETIEYQSPKGGGKISGQLSRPAGNSKKLPGILVVHENRGLNPHIADVGRRAALAGFISVSPDALSPLGGYPGNDDDGRTMQRERDRDEMLQDFIAAFDYLKSHPECDGNIGVVGFCFGGWISNMMAVKVADLKAAVPFYGGQPSEEETKQIEAPLLLHYAELDTRVNAGWPDYEAALKKYNKEYTAHMYPGVNHGFHNDTTPRYDEAAAKLAWSRTVDFFKEKLV, via the coding sequence ATGAAAGAAATAAAGAAAGAACAGATTAGCCAGGAGGTTTTCGACCTGTACGATGACTATGCACACAACCGAATTGATCGCAGAAAATTCGTTGAACGACTTTCGGCTTATGCCGTTGGAGGATTAACCATTTCGTCGCTCATGAGTTTTATTATGCCCAACTACCAGGATAAAATTCAGATTAAAGCTGAGGATGCACGGTTAAAAACAGAAACCATCGAATACCAATCGCCAAAAGGTGGTGGTAAAATCAGTGGCCAATTATCAAGACCGGCAGGAAACTCAAAAAAGCTACCGGGAATTCTGGTTGTACACGAGAACCGCGGTTTAAATCCACACATTGCCGATGTTGGACGTCGCGCAGCACTGGCCGGATTTATATCGGTTTCGCCCGATGCGCTTAGTCCGCTTGGAGGTTATCCGGGAAACGACGACGATGGCCGAACCATGCAACGCGAACGCGACAGAGACGAAATGCTGCAAGATTTTATTGCAGCTTTCGATTACCTCAAATCGCATCCCGAATGCGATGGAAATATTGGTGTTGTTGGTTTTTGTTTTGGCGGATGGATATCGAATATGATGGCCGTTAAAGTTGCCGATTTAAAAGCGGCTGTTCCGTTTTATGGAGGCCAACCATCAGAAGAAGAAACAAAACAAATTGAAGCACCACTTTTGCTGCATTATGCTGAACTCGATACACGTGTTAATGCAGGATGGCCAGACTACGAAGCAGCGTTGAAAAAATACAACAAAGAATACACGGCTCACATGTACCCGGGCGTGAACCACGGATTCCACAACGATACTACGCCACGATACGATGAAGCTGCTGCGAAACTCGCTTGGAGTCGCACCGTCGACTTTTTCAAAGAAAAACTGGTTTAA
- the purB gene encoding adenylosuccinate lyase: MELNTLTAISPVDGRYSNKVEGLGKYFSEFALIKYRLFTEIEYFIALCEIPLPQLADIPADKLEKLRELHLNFSLEDAQRIKDIESVTNHDVKAVEYFIKEEFDKLELGKYKEFIHFALTSQDANNTAIPKSIQDALEEEYYPLLQELIEKLLTLASEWKDIPMLAKTHGQPASPTKVGKEIKVFLERIMVQLVQLKSIAIDAKFGGATGNFNAHLVAYPDINWEEFANKFLKDKLGLNRSQFTTQISHYDNHSAIFDGLKRINNIILDLDRDIWTYISMNYFKQKIKKGEVGSSTMPHKVNPIDFENSEGNIGIANAGFEQLSQKLPVSRLQRDLTDSTVTRFIGVPFGHTLIAIKSTLKGLNKLLINTAAIEKDLENNWAVVAEAIQTILRREFFPNPYEALKDLTRKNEVINKEAIHNFVDGLDVSDAVKEELKAITPQNYTGIF; the protein is encoded by the coding sequence ATGGAACTTAATACATTAACAGCAATTTCGCCGGTTGACGGCAGGTACAGTAACAAAGTAGAAGGGTTGGGAAAATACTTTAGCGAATTCGCGCTGATTAAATACCGATTATTTACCGAAATAGAATACTTTATTGCCCTTTGCGAAATTCCTTTGCCACAACTTGCTGATATTCCTGCTGATAAACTGGAAAAACTTCGTGAGCTTCACCTTAACTTTTCGCTTGAAGATGCACAGCGCATTAAAGATATTGAAAGCGTGACCAACCACGATGTAAAAGCTGTTGAGTATTTTATAAAAGAAGAATTTGACAAGCTGGAGTTGGGTAAATACAAGGAGTTTATTCACTTTGCACTTACCTCGCAGGATGCCAATAATACAGCTATTCCTAAATCGATTCAAGATGCTTTGGAAGAAGAATATTACCCGCTGCTGCAGGAATTGATTGAAAAACTGCTGACACTGGCATCGGAATGGAAGGATATTCCGATGCTGGCAAAAACACACGGCCAGCCTGCATCGCCAACAAAAGTTGGAAAAGAAATCAAGGTATTTTTAGAGCGAATTATGGTGCAGCTTGTTCAGTTAAAATCTATTGCCATCGATGCAAAATTTGGCGGAGCTACCGGAAATTTTAATGCACACTTAGTAGCTTACCCCGATATTAACTGGGAAGAGTTTGCCAACAAATTCCTAAAAGATAAACTGGGATTGAACCGTTCGCAATTCACCACACAAATTTCGCACTACGATAACCACAGTGCCATTTTTGATGGATTGAAACGCATTAATAATATCATTCTTGATCTTGACCGCGACATCTGGACATATATTTCGATGAATTACTTCAAGCAGAAAATCAAAAAGGGCGAAGTAGGTTCGTCAACCATGCCGCATAAAGTTAACCCGATCGACTTTGAGAACTCGGAAGGAAATATCGGCATTGCCAACGCAGGCTTTGAGCAGCTATCACAAAAACTTCCGGTTTCGCGATTGCAGCGCGACCTGACCGATTCAACCGTTACCCGTTTTATCGGCGTTCCTTTTGGTCATACATTAATTGCTATTAAATCGACGTTGAAAGGATTGAACAAATTATTGATCAATACAGCCGCTATTGAAAAAGACCTTGAAAATAATTGGGCCGTGGTTGCCGAGGCCATTCAAACGATTTTGCGTCGCGAGTTTTTCCCAAATCCTTACGAGGCATTGAAAGACCTGACCCGTAAAAACGAGGTGATTAACAAAGAGGCGATACACAATTTTGTTGACGGTTTAG